The segment gtttgaactaattttaccgttccttactcgagaaaataaattaaaactccgaaaaagaacaaaaattgaggattatgAATTCTACGGGTGGTTCCTAagggaagtaccatctccaaaccctttccgatttatttaaaaccgacggaagcaatatttcctgcgagtttgaaataattttaccgttcctgactcgagaaaataaattaaaactccgaaaaagaacaaaaattgaggattataaattcgaggggtggttcctgagggaagtactatctccaaaccctttccgatttatttaaaaccgacggaagcaatatttcctgcgagtttgaactaattttatcgttcctgactcgagaaaataaatgaaaactccgaaaaataacaaaaattgaggattataaattcgaggggtggctcctgagggaagtaccatctccaaaccctattCAATTCGTAAAgatcaatgaaagcaatatttcctgcgagtttgaactaattttaccgttcctgactcgagaaaataaattaaaactccgaaaaagaacaaaaattgaggattataaattcgagggatggttcctgagggaagtaccatctccaaaccctttccgatttatttaaaaccgacggaagcaatatttcctgcgagtttgaactaattttaccgttccttactcgagaaaataaattaaaactccgaaaaagaacaaaaattgaggattatgAATTCTACGGGTGGTTCCTAagggaagtaccatctccaaaccctttccgatttatttaaaaccgacggaagcaatatttcctgcgagtttgaaataattttaccgttcctgactcgagaaaataaattaaaactccgaaaaagaacaaaaattgaggattataaattcgaggggtggttcctgagggaagtaccatctccaaaccctttccgatttatttaaaaccgacggaagcaatatttcctgcgagtttgaactaattttaccgttcctgactcgagaaaataaattaaaactccggaacaaggtcaattttgaggattataaattcgaggggtggctcctgagggaagtaccatctccaaaccctattCAATTCGTAAAgatcaatgaaagcaatatttcctgcgagtttgaactaattttaccgttcctgactcgagaaaataaattaaaactccgaaaaagaacaaaaattgaggattataaattcTAGGGGTGGTTCCTAagggaagtaccatctccaaaccctttccgatttatttaaaaccgacggTAGCAatcaatatttcctgcgagtttgaactaattttaccgttcctgactcgagaaaataaattaaaactccgaaaaagaacaaaaattgaggattataaattcgaggggtggttcctgagggaagtaccatctccaaaccctttccgatttatttaaaaccgacggaagcaatatttcctgcgagtttgaactaattttaccgttcctgactcgagaaaataaattaaaactccgaaaaagaacaaaaattgaggattataaattcgaggggtggctcctgagggaagtaccatctccaaaccctattCAATTCGTAAAGATCAATGAAAGCattatttcctgcgagtttgaactaattttatcgttcctgactcgagaaaataaattaaaactccgaaaaagaacaaaaattgaggattataaattcgaggggtggttcctgagggaagtaccatctccaaaccctttccgatttatttaaaaccgacggaagcaatatttcctgcgagtttgaactaattttatcgttcctgactcgagaaaataaattaaaactccggaaaaaggtcaattttgatggttaaaaattcgaggggtggttccTGAGGGAAGTTCGATATCCAAACCAAACCCAATTTATGTAGACTGAtgattgcaatattttctgcgAGTTTTGActccttaaaaaattacgtttttctggagtttttcataattttctcgagttaggaacgatGAAAACTCGCTCGAAACGAAACCACACTCATTCATGGCTCCATtccacgtttttttttataaacaaacaCCGGCATTTCTACAGTCATTTCGTACGTGGcacgattaattttcaattaagcaCTTATCAGTTGACCCTGTTCagagctgcaaacaaaaaacctgattgtatttgcaaatatttttgctaaaggATAATTTCgcgagaaaaaaaacatctgaaaaaaatggttaacTCTTTAGAGGGAAAACTTAACACCTGGGAAAAAATTCGCGAGCCGGCTTTGTCGTTGCTTAATAAAAGGCCAAAAAAACGCGCAAATTTGCTGGTCGGTCcggcggtcggtcggtcggtttcAAATCTGCTGCAAATAATGCTCATAtgctttttgttatttgctcTGCACTCGCTCGGACAAACGTACGTAggcctgattttatttatctttccgTGAGGcgcgaaatgcaaatttagtTTGTTTTCCGTTTTTGCAGATTGCGAAATAGTCCcgctaaaaaaatttgtccgCCGATTAATTGTGCGGCGGCCAGCTGCGTGCCGTTCGAGCAAAacctcttttaatttgataactGTCCACGCGCTGGTGTTTGCATGAATATTTATGGTATGTCTTGTGCTCTTGTTTATAGATTTTTGACGAGACTGGCCGAGCCGCGAGATGAAGGCGATTTTCAATGTCCGCGCCACCGCCAACGGCAAGCCTGCGCTGGACGACGTCCGCGTCATCGAACCGAGACCATCGAGGACAAAGCAACCTCCTACAACAGGGTGAGTAATCTCCTTTTTATTCGGGGCTGGAATAGGAGTCATCTGGGAGAAAAGGATTTTTGAAGggtggaaaaaatatgaaaatcgaCTCGTATTCGAGTAACAGTGCGGGCTGCATTCGAATTGCTcaattttataagtttttagATTCATTTAGTCACAATCTAGTCACCTATCGTTGCAaacataaacaattttggtattttcacGTCATCACCAatgacgattttttaaaaatgcaatttatgtGGAAAATCGAGGCAGGCTGGCTGTGGAGCGCGAAGCAAAGCGACGGCGGTGAAGCTCGCCTCTTGGCACAAACGCGGCTTTCAATCAGATTCAATTTCGCCGCTGCCACACTACGATTTCGCGCGTTTTCAACAGAAATAATCCCTCCAGACTGTGTCAGCTCGCCCTGCCCATCCTCGTCGTCTGATCTTTCCATTAAATATTCGCGCAACTTCTTTTccagacaaatttattttataatttatcgTTTTCTATCGCGCCatgttgtaaaaaaaaacaatttcttatTGCCAATAATACTTCACACGCGCACCACACACTCCGTCTCCTCATTTGTCCCAATTTTAacagatatttttacaaaactatccaacttgtgaaaaatttaatgccagacgaaattggctgcaaaattttaactttttcgaGAGTGTGTTGATTGTCTGCCCGGtggaaatcgtaaaaattaattaattaatttacacacGTCTTCGCAATTTTGGACTGATCAATCCAGAAGCTTTATAGCAAAACAGATTCTTGGTGCTGCTGTGATTTTTGCGCCATGttacgtatttttaattgattttccaacaatcaattttctcTGATGTTCTATCAAGAAACGATTATTAATTCTAGAAAAGCGAACACCTGTTTTAAATGTGATAAACTCGTGCGATGCCAATGGGCTGCGTGTTAAACATGCTGTTTTTGCGTGCGGAGATGAAACGCAGAGAAAAAAGTGACGGCTGCTTCTTTTTTCCGTCGTCCTTAAGTTGGTTTTTGCTTGTGAAAAGAAAGAAGCGATTCGAATAAGTcgcgttttgtttttcatttcagacGTGCAGACAATCGCCTTATTTCTTTGTCTAACTCGAGTAATGGCACTTGTCTCTCGCTCGATCTCGGCGGGAAAGCAGCGAGAAAAATCAGCCGATTAATCATAGCTTTTGCAACCAGCATCCGAGAGCGGAGTGACGTCACGCTGAAcggctctcgctcgctctgcaCTGCAGTTCGCTCGGCAAATTCAATATGTTCGCCGCGAAACCAATTAGGCAAAACGCTTTGTTTACGCCGCGCCGATTTGTTTGTTATCGTCCCGCCACGCCACGCTTTGTCACTCGTCCACTCCCTGATTTAGTCCGAAATTTCAGTTTACGGACACTTTTCATCCTGATCAATTGATGCGAGCCAAAAATTCCGTACGTAactgtttggaaaatttaaaaaattgggatatatttttaaagccagtgttttaattgaatttctagtaaaatattttgaatattatcaAGTCAGTCGCACACCAACAGTaaaattgtgtgttttttgcaaaccaccaattaaataatttgagtcAATAGTAgagagggaaatttatttactttaaatcgTGTGTTAAATCCTAAGCTGTGGAATAATGAAAGCAGGATTGGTAATTAAAACACGGCAACTCCTTTTTCCTTTGTTTGTTTCGGCTGATTGCAGTTTTGCAGGATTCGgaatgtacaatttaaaattaaaaatgtatcccAGTTGATAGTCGGGATTTGAAATCATCAGTCTTTctcccaattttatttttttccattttgtatattttgccAGACGTAggagctaaataaaaaaatttggcaatatattaattaaaaaaattatgttccgcatgcaataatttatttgcctctGCTCTCTGGCGTCACATACTTTATTTCTCATAATTCataaagttattattttttatgtaataaattttgctaatttaagTCAGCAAAGCGTCACGCGAAATGCGGAGCGGAAAGATGTcggaattatgaatttttgtgcATGTGGCCAGACTGGCCGATCGTGACGTCATCGCTCTTTTTCTCCTGCTGCCAAATTGGCTCGTTTCCCCCGCTTCCCGTCTGCGGCCTTGAAATTCTTATCCTCTCGTCCAGGGAATTTGAACCGACCAATCAGCGTCGTTGTTTTTCCAGTGCTGGCCAGCTCTGGCCGGCGAACGCGCGGCCACCGAAAGGCGAAcgctcggccgccgccgccgcaacaggtccctctctttctcgctcgcgctctctctttctctccctgCCGGCCGCTtctcggcggcagcagcagtgtGCAGTGCTCAAGTGCCGGCCGAACCGAACCAAAGGAACCAAGCCGAAGCATTCGGTCTGTCAGTGCAGCAAAGCGAACTCGCTCGAAACGACACCACACTCATTCACGGCTCCATTCcacgtttttttataaacaaccACCGGCATTTCTACAGTCATTTCGTACGTGGcacgattaattttcaattaagcaCTTATCAGTTGACCCTGTTCCgagctgcaaacaaaaaacctgattgtatttgcaaatatttttgctaaaggATAATTTcgcgagaaaaaaatcagcagtaAAAATGGTTAACACTATAGAGGGAAAACTTGACACCTGGAAAAAAGATTCGCGGATATAAATTATACTCTTTACAATTGGCACAATCTTTGAGAAGGCTCATTGAAAGATATTTGCGGGaagagatatttattttttttcaatgtttaCACGATTTGAGGGCTGAGCATAATTCTCTCAAAGTATTATTCTCAATATTCGTCTTGGAATTGGCCCTGGAGTCGGCAAAAATCCggtttatattgattttaaaatttctcaagtaAAACTAACAACTGCACTCACTCGGTTGCGGGAGCTCGTTGTGCCGAGAAATATGCGAGAGCACCGCAGCCTGTCTATATCTATCTTCTTACGAGATGGCTGGCTGCATTGTTATCTTTCATAgtcttcaaaaaataattagtcacataatatttatctagttaaattaaattattagccatcgatatttcattaaaatacaatCGTATAATTATATCACAAAAATGGTAGATTgttgatttaactttttttattgcacctttttgaaataatccaAATAGGCAATAGAAGACCAAATCGTgaattccaaataatttaaattaattttctgtcaatTTAATTCCGAAATGTATTGCCTATCCGCGTGGAGCACAAAACCCGGTCGGTTTGAAGTAAATTAGGCGGTCTTGAGCGATGCTTCTAGGATTGGAAATAGCCGGCGTCCTGAGTTGAGGAATTTTTAAGATACTATTCAATGACACAAAAATTGTCTCTCCCAGCTAAACGGTGTGATTCAAAGAAACGAATAAGCAATACGAAAAAATCACAGTTCTCTCAGATTTAATTTGCGTGTTTAATTTCACACTTGGCGCATTCAGATGAAAAAGCGTTGGCACAATCGATTATTCGGTAATAATAGCTCCCTCACTCAGAGATTTTAGCAACTCGGTCGCACAACTCACCGAATTACTCGATAAAATCGAGTGCAATTTAGCACATTAGCGCGCTTTCATATCGGACACACGTCTCTTTCCAAATATTTAGCACCTTTTCCTTAATcggtttataaaaattgaattgagttGGAAACATCGGTCGGATGCGGTGGTGATAAAAAACAGTGTCGAGTGGATGCAGTGCAAGATGTATTTTTCGTTTCGGAGCGAGCAATCGCGAGTGCAGAGATGGATTTCCGCGAATCGATAAGCGCGTATGCTGCGTCTCAGCTTGTGACAAGCGCTCATACACGGGCTCAAATTCGCGGAAATGCGCGCGCCAATTATCAGGGCGCACGTGCAACGCTGCGCAAAGAGAGAAGATGGATGAATATTTTGACTGTGTTGTTGTCTGCAGGGTGATGCGAGCGGCTCAGCCCGGCGGCGTGGCAGCGACATGTACCCTTGGTACCGGGACGCTGGACACCTCGGACAGTTCAACCCGCCAGACCATGCCGGCCGCCATCAAGACCGAGAGCGGCTACAACGACTGCATGCTCGCCCTCGACTACGCCGCCCAGTCAAAGGTCagttcaatattattttttctatattgtatgcgaataaaattggaaaatttgggaaaaaaagGACACAAAACAACCGACAACACGCTTGTCTCGCTCGGTCTCGCCAAACGAAAAGCTGCGGTCCTGAGGCCCTTTTAACAAAATTGGGCTAAACCTCAAATGTGATATTTAGCcaatgctaaattaatttggagtaAGAAAGGTGCCTAAGCATTTTATACCTGTTTCTGATCAAGTAgttgggaaattttattaaaaaaaaaaacgaaagttaaaatattggtAAAAGATAATGcgcaagattttaaatatcatgtGTGACTGCACGgtatttgatttaaacttattttctaATCTTCAGCAGCTAAACTTAGCTTGACAATGCGACTTTATAAAGTTAATGTCGTGCTTGAAATCCTTAGAACTTcgaaatataatgaaaatatttcccgcGATGGGAAAGATTCTTTGTGAGATGAGGATTTGTTTCATTTGTCCgcgaatatatttttgccaaatgCTAAATTAGCTTTATTTGCCAAGCACAGGCGAGCGGGTAATTATGCCAGATCGTAATTTAATGGTCCGGTGAAACGTGCGACTGTCACAGGAATCGACTTTGAACTCCGAGTGCCCGGTGCGCAGCTTTTGTCCTTTTGAAGCGACTATTTTCCGAGCCTGATTGTGAGAATGGCCGGCAAGAGTGAATTTGAAGCGGAGcgaatgatttatttactcAGATTGTGTGTGTCTAGTTGAATgaagattttatttgagtGGCTGCGCGGTCGTGGTCGCGGTGCATGCCGGCCGAGtggctgaattaaatttactgccGTGTTTGTTTGATTAACAATTGATATGTGGAATCGGCCGGTGCTGGTGCGCCATCAAACGAGCTCGCGTTGTGACGAAAGCGAAATTTGAATGCCAATTAATTCGCGGCGTCTCGTTACAAAAGCAGCCGCTCTTGGCACCGCGACCGAAATAATAATCGAGTGTCGCGTTTTTGTCGCGCCGCATTAGCAGTAATCGAGCGTACGAAAGCCGCTTTTCCAGGTATCCCGGCCGCAATTTGTCTCCGGCTGCGCGCGCGCGATCAATCGTCGTGTCCCCTGGACTGGCCTGGCCTTTGCCGATGCGACCAAATCACAATTCGCCATAGCCGCGACACGATTATAACGTTGTATTGATTAATTGGCATTTGACGAAATTaacacataaattattcaaacagacgagtgattttttgttgaattcgACTAGCGTGAATATTTGTAGATAAAATAGTTGCGTAAAATCGTATGGATTTTTGAGCTGTTTTTCCGATTCGAGTAGAGAATTGGATTAATAGTTTGTTAATAAATTGTCGCGAAAAGTCTGGAAGTCGTACTACAATTTCGGTCTCGCCAATCAAAGTGAACATGTTTTGAGCTTTTTGATCCACAATCTCGAACGGTCCGACATACGTGGGAAATCACTcgtctgtttgaataatttatgtgttAATTTCGTCAAATGCCAATTAATCAATACAACGTTATACGATGAACGGCAAATTTATAGTATACCAGCCGTCGAAAAGAACAATAATTGGCATTCGATCTGCGCGTCTCCGATCGGCAAAAAAGATCGAGTCTGCACGCGTGACTTATGGCCGCTCCGCTCGCCGAGTTGCCTAATTAAATTACGTGACGACCCTGAATGCCGCCATCGCTCGCTGCTGTCCAGCCTCTTGCGGGCTGGAGATCGTACTGCGGATGTGCTAAGCGAGTGTAAAGCTACTGCACATGCTTGGGTCTCATGGGCATGCGCAGTACGTCTGAAAACACGTTACACATGCGCATTAACGTGAAATAAAGAATTACAGTAgactatatttttatctctggaCACCAACTGCGCATGTTTAGGTCGACGTGGTAGCTTCTGCGCAGGCTCGGAAGGCCACCGGGCATGCGCAGAAGCTGCTGAAGAGTCGGTTTTACGCGCAGAGCCATTTTATCCTCATCACCAAGTAATATTTGAGTTCACGGACTGATGAATGACATAATAACGTCAGCTAGCTGCTATTTTTCTCACCTGACACCGCGGCGGCGCGCTCACCTTGCGCTTAGGCGTAGCGGAAATTTGGTTTTCGCTCCGCTCTCGCAATCAGCGGCCGTAAAACCGGAGCATTTTCATTCCGCGCGGCCggccaattcaatttattgccCAAAACAAGCAAGATTGTCCGCCACTGCTGCACAAATGGCCTCCAATATGAAAATGGCTGTAGCGGGAGTGAAAAGACAATGTGTTTTTCTTTAGTTCGTGGCTAGCAATTTATTAGAATACTGTAATTAAATTCGTGGtgataaatttagttaaaacgtGTTAactataattataattaaataaaaattctctccTGACCTGATTCGTCCCTGACGCCGGAAATCACGCCCACGGAGGCCACACTGCTCTTCAGGGACGTCAGGGACGCGCAGGAAGTTGGCGCGTTGAAAGGTGAAGACCGAATTCTGAAATTCTTTCCGCCAACAATCGAACACTCGAATTCGCGGCGACTATGAAACTGATTAATTGTTGGTTTGTTGACTGCATTTTTGGGTATTTGAGATAAATAGACACGTAGCtcctttttattgttgtgaTTGTGACGTCACTGACAACAAACGAGGGCAAGCgggataaattttagtttgttagCGCTGAATCTGGATCTGCACGAATGCGAAGCGGTGTTTGTTGTGCCGGGCAGCACGCGTGTTTCGCCGGTTGCGTAACACGCGTCAGTCTCGCCTCGGCGGGAGACTGCGTAGTGTGCTCTgccgaaattcaaattttcaacaatgcTGATGAGCAACGAGACAATTAGGTAACCGTTCGAACGCAAAAATTTTCGTATGCATCAGTCAACAATGAAACATAGCAAGAGTAACAATGGCATCGCGCCTGTTTGAAGATTGTTTTGAGCTCTATTTCGGTTTGTGTCAGCGGCCTTAATTTCGCCTGAGGGCCTGCGGTCTGTGTGGAGTGAGGAAGTCTGGTGGTCTTTCCTTGGCCGgcaaaatgagaagaaaattataatgtaAGCAGTAACTGCGTCCGCGTAGGGCCCACACGTGAAAGAACAAGAGACTCAAGCGCTCAACTATGTAACCAACAAAATGTTTGCCTATTTAGAAACGGGTTTAATTCAGTCGCGATTGAGTtcccataatttttaatgcacgtCAACACTTTGCAAATCATTTGTAATCTTTGGTTATGTATTATGCGCATTCATTATGTCCCTGAAACGCGACTCGATGTCATCGGCGCCCGAAAGAGAAACTCGTAGAGTTTGCAACCTGCGCGACGTGCGTGTAATCAGATGTTGCCTACTCTCGCGACGCGATGACTGTCCAGTTTACCTCTCGAGCCAACAAATTCcctcaaaatacattttttgttattattttaaatctgtgTAATTGATTGGCTTTGGTGCTTTTAGTCTTTTAGTGTTCTCAAATATTTCGCATGGCACCCTGAGTTCGACTTTTCAAACTTTGTCCAAATTAATGTTCtctcttattaaaattgtaatttattgataGACTGGTCCTCACTGGTCAGTGgtgaaaacttaaaaattgaaatgtgcgTGTGCTGTTTGCTGTTTCAGGGACGGCGAGCAGCTGGGGTGGCTTCGGAGCATCCGCGTTGGACGGGCAGACGGCGCAGTTGACACTGGACGGCCAGTACTCGTGCGAGGCGCGCAGTGTATAGGCAGCGTCGTGTGCTGCGCCGGCTCGAGCTCATCGACGCCCAAGTTGGAGCGAGGAGCACAGCGCCGTCCAACCACCTTTCACCGTCTGACTCGCAGGTAAGGCCAATAATCTCACATTTTACAATTCCCATGTTACATAAATAATAGTGATTCATACAGAGGATTTAAAAtgccttgaaaataattgcaataatcgtgtaattttcaatttaaaaattaattcctgaatatttaaaataagtttttgagTTACtgtccattttaaaaaaataattaaaattcaatcaatttgcacaaaaagAATTGATTCGCTCATTGGGACACAGAAACGGGACCCTCGCTTTTAGCGCAGGTTGCTGCAATATAATTCAGTTGCTGGCCATTTGGACACCGCGCGTTCGTCGCATTATGTTAACTGGAAAATTCGCTTGTATCTCGAAAACTGTAAGACATGTCGATTTTCGAAAAAGATATATTTTCAGACACTGCTCGGGG is part of the Cloeon dipterum chromosome 1, ieCloDipt1.1, whole genome shotgun sequence genome and harbors:
- the LOC135943618 gene encoding uncharacterized protein LOC135943618, with product MKAIFNVRATANGKPALDDVRVIEPRPSRTKQPPTTGVMRAAQPGGVAATCTLGTGTLDTSDSSTRQTMPAAIKTESGYNDCMLALDYAAQSKVDVVASAQARKATGHAQKLLKSRFYAQSHFILITKLVLTGTASSWGGFGASALDGQTAQLTLDGQYSCEARSV